Proteins from a single region of Alloscardovia omnicolens:
- a CDS encoding histidine kinase yields the protein MVSDTLQPQELFSQREFKRYSTRAERLGMFFSSVWVFFLVFPLYFAFTFPRDNIWQQSALVADLLLIIPVFLYGSIRLNKLNPRHRTSLVQAVIVLALLLLLTVGAVVFGEDWGYLSCFNFFLGCSLYILPFTVSACTSVLSIIAFYVISSAVGWNFASQYIVVMVIWPTIALLARYSDENAERAARVKDRISRMDERERAASDIHDLLGQTLTTISLKAQILAATADDATVRAEATQIQEIAVDGIEQMHRALSQMRRLDIDEEIRQAQSVCKATGIKCVVIGSSQDIAASDRPVCAAVIHEGITNVLRHAHAHQVHITINAHELLIDDDGVGLPDSIHGTGLDSVRKRLEMIGAHLYTEKSSLGGVRLRVILEKETD from the coding sequence ATGGTCAGCGACACATTGCAACCTCAAGAATTATTCTCACAGCGCGAATTCAAACGTTACAGTACGCGTGCAGAGCGCCTTGGAATGTTCTTTTCAAGCGTATGGGTCTTTTTCCTTGTTTTTCCCCTCTATTTTGCTTTCACTTTTCCGAGAGATAATATTTGGCAGCAAAGCGCATTAGTTGCTGATTTATTGTTGATAATTCCTGTATTTCTGTATGGCAGTATTAGACTCAATAAGCTCAATCCTCGTCATCGAACATCACTGGTGCAAGCCGTTATAGTCCTCGCACTTCTCCTTCTTCTTACAGTTGGTGCAGTAGTTTTTGGTGAAGATTGGGGATATTTGAGTTGTTTTAATTTCTTCCTTGGATGTTCGCTCTATATTTTACCTTTTACTGTTTCAGCGTGTACAAGTGTGCTGAGCATTATTGCATTCTATGTGATTTCTTCTGCAGTGGGTTGGAATTTTGCGAGTCAGTACATTGTGGTGATGGTTATTTGGCCGACTATAGCATTATTGGCGAGATATTCAGACGAAAATGCTGAGCGTGCTGCGCGGGTGAAAGATCGCATAAGCCGCATGGATGAGCGCGAACGTGCCGCTAGTGATATTCATGATCTATTGGGCCAAACTCTAACTACTATTAGTCTCAAAGCTCAAATTCTTGCAGCAACAGCCGATGATGCTACCGTGCGTGCGGAAGCTACACAGATACAAGAGATTGCGGTTGATGGCATTGAACAGATGCATCGCGCGTTATCGCAGATGCGTAGATTAGATATTGATGAGGAAATCCGGCAAGCACAATCAGTATGTAAAGCCACGGGCATTAAGTGTGTGGTTATTGGATCATCGCAGGATATTGCTGCGTCTGATCGTCCAGTATGTGCGGCGGTTATTCATGAAGGTATTACTAATGTTCTTCGTCATGCACACGCGCATCAGGTTCATATAACAATCAATGCTCATGAGTTATTAATTGATGATGATGGAGTAGGCTTACCTGATAGTATTCATGGAACTGGTTTAGATAGTGTGCGTAAACGTCTTGAAATGATTGGTGCGCACTTATATACAGAGAAATCTTCTCTTGGCGGTGTGCGTCTTCGCGTTATATTAGAAAAAGAAACAGATTAA
- a CDS encoding response regulator transcription factor, with amino-acid sequence MTVRVLIADDQAMVLEALATLLNLQEGIEVVCTCSSSNHVLTAVEQSNPDVCLLDIEMPGIDGLSLVEILGRAHPQIPCIMVTTFGRPGYVQRSMAAGAKGFLVKSASAQSLAESIHSVMDGNIVIDSQLAVAAMTIGASPLTNRERDVMRLVRAGKHDADIAKELHMSSGTVRNHVSSVLAKTQTSSRIEAALLVEESGWL; translated from the coding sequence ATGACTGTTCGTGTTCTTATTGCTGATGATCAAGCCATGGTTTTAGAAGCTCTTGCAACCTTGCTTAATTTGCAGGAGGGCATTGAGGTTGTGTGTACGTGTTCCTCAAGTAATCACGTGCTCACAGCTGTAGAACAATCAAATCCTGATGTGTGTTTGTTAGACATTGAAATGCCTGGAATTGACGGATTGAGTCTCGTTGAAATTCTGGGGCGTGCGCATCCTCAGATTCCATGTATTATGGTCACAACTTTTGGTCGCCCAGGATACGTTCAGCGTTCCATGGCTGCGGGGGCAAAAGGTTTTCTTGTTAAATCTGCGTCAGCGCAGTCGCTGGCGGAATCAATACATAGTGTGATGGATGGCAATATCGTTATTGATTCGCAACTTGCTGTGGCTGCAATGACTATTGGAGCAAGTCCTTTGACTAATCGTGAACGCGATGTTATGCGATTAGTGCGAGCAGGTAAGCATGATGCTGATATTGCTAAAGAGCTACACATGTCATCAGGTACGGTACGCAATCACGTATCCTCTGTGCTAGCTAAAACACAGACCTCATCGCGTATAGAAGCTGCACTTCTTGTAGAAGAATCTGGTTGGCTGTAA